A section of the Microbacterium forte genome encodes:
- the folE gene encoding GTP cyclohydrolase I: MSVDRARVERLTRELLEAIGEDPDRPGLKQTPTRLGDLYAEFFSGVGEDPAAPLAHTISVARGPAPDTLPSGAVLLRDIRFRSVCEHHLLPFVGRAHIAYLPGEQVVGLGALVRVVEILAGRPQVQERLGEQIADTIAEHLDTRGVLVVLDASHGCVTMRGGRQPEASTLTIAARGEYTEPIARAELIALIGASGSGMAHG; the protein is encoded by the coding sequence GTGTCTGTCGACCGCGCGCGTGTCGAACGGCTCACCAGGGAACTGCTCGAGGCGATCGGCGAAGACCCTGATCGTCCGGGACTGAAGCAGACACCGACCCGCTTGGGCGATCTCTATGCGGAGTTCTTCTCGGGCGTGGGAGAGGACCCGGCGGCTCCTCTCGCGCACACGATCAGCGTCGCTCGAGGTCCTGCTCCCGACACCCTCCCGTCGGGTGCCGTGCTGCTGAGGGACATCCGCTTCCGGTCGGTGTGCGAGCACCACCTGCTGCCGTTCGTCGGGCGTGCGCACATCGCCTATCTGCCGGGGGAGCAGGTCGTCGGACTCGGGGCGCTCGTGCGCGTGGTCGAGATCCTCGCCGGTCGCCCTCAGGTGCAGGAGCGCCTGGGCGAGCAGATCGCCGACACGATCGCCGAGCATCTCGACACCCGTGGCGTGCTCGTGGTGCTCGACGCGAGCCACGGCTGCGTGACCATGCGCGGCGGACGACAGCCGGAGGCCTCGACGCTCACGATCGCCGCCCGGGGCGAGTACACCGAACCGATCGCACGGGCCGAGCTCATCGCGCTGATCGGGGCGTCGGGCTCGGGGATGGCGCACGGATGA
- the folP gene encoding dihydropteroate synthase, which produces MTGIWGIVNVTPDSFSDGGRYLDVDRAVEHGLRLRADGASVLDVGGESTRPGAERVGVEVEQERVLPVIERLVAAGAPVSIDTINASTAAAAVRAGARIVNDVSGGLADPEMLAAVAESGADYAIGHWRDSPEDMYANAIYRRTAREVAGELQERMGEAAASGIAPSRLILDPGIGFSKRGGQNWGVLRGLDEIVALGPRVLIGTSRKRFLAETIGVNPEEVSEARRDLATAVTSALAARAGVWAVRVHDVGATRDALAIVHAWEGK; this is translated from the coding sequence ATGACAGGCATCTGGGGCATCGTCAACGTCACGCCCGACTCGTTCAGCGACGGCGGCCGCTATCTCGACGTCGATCGGGCAGTCGAGCACGGCCTGCGGCTGCGGGCCGACGGAGCCAGCGTGCTCGACGTCGGCGGCGAGTCGACCAGGCCCGGCGCCGAGCGGGTGGGAGTCGAGGTCGAGCAGGAGCGCGTGCTCCCGGTCATCGAGCGCCTCGTCGCTGCCGGAGCGCCCGTGAGCATCGACACCATCAACGCCTCCACCGCCGCGGCAGCCGTGCGTGCGGGGGCACGGATCGTCAACGATGTCTCCGGTGGACTGGCCGACCCCGAGATGCTCGCGGCGGTCGCAGAATCCGGCGCCGACTACGCGATCGGTCACTGGCGCGACAGCCCTGAAGACATGTATGCGAACGCCATCTACCGTCGGACTGCTCGCGAGGTGGCGGGGGAGCTCCAGGAGCGGATGGGCGAGGCCGCGGCATCGGGGATCGCGCCGTCGCGGCTGATCCTCGATCCGGGCATCGGGTTCTCGAAGCGAGGCGGACAGAACTGGGGCGTCCTGCGCGGACTCGACGAGATCGTCGCGCTCGGCCCGCGCGTGCTCATCGGCACGTCACGCAAGCGATTCCTCGCGGAGACCATCGGAGTGAACCCCGAGGAGGTCTCGGAAGCGCGGCGCGATCTCGCGACCGCCGTCACCAGCGCGTTGGCCGCGCGGGCGGGGGTGTGGGCCGTGCGGGTGCACGATGTCGGTGCCACCCGTGATGCTCTCGCCATCGTGCACGCCTGGGAGGGGAAGTAG
- the folB gene encoding dihydroneopterin aldolase: MDVLDEIALTGLTVFGRHGVYDHERENGQEFTIDLRLRMPLNDAAASDDVADTVHYGELAEKVAEVVAGEPVNLIETLAERIAAVALTDPRVHSVTVTVHKPHAPIPLTFSDVAVTVRRARQRSAEEASR; encoded by the coding sequence ATGGATGTCCTCGACGAGATCGCCCTGACAGGACTCACCGTGTTCGGTCGGCACGGCGTCTACGACCACGAGCGTGAGAACGGCCAGGAGTTCACGATCGACCTTCGCCTCAGGATGCCGCTGAACGACGCCGCGGCATCGGACGATGTGGCCGACACCGTGCACTACGGAGAGCTCGCAGAGAAGGTCGCCGAGGTCGTCGCGGGCGAGCCGGTGAACCTCATCGAGACGCTCGCGGAGCGCATCGCCGCAGTCGCGCTCACCGACCCCCGGGTGCACTCGGTCACCGTCACCGTGCACAAGCCGCACGCCCCGATCCCGCTCACGTTCTCCGATGTCGCCGTCACGGTGCGCCGGGCGCGGCAGCGATCCGCCGAGGAGGCATCGCGATGA
- a CDS encoding DUF3180 domain-containing protein has product MKRTSLGLLAVLAVLAAAGGFVLDHMLTAMGRTTFTPSLLLPVLLLLIAGASLGVAWPVRASVRNGIRIDPFRATRAVTLARASSLVGAIMAGFGAGLLAFLFSRPIDPPVGSTVAMVALIGSAIVLAVVALIAEQFCTLPKDPDDSEPRDRAGDPGTA; this is encoded by the coding sequence ATGAAGCGCACCTCCCTCGGACTCCTCGCGGTCCTCGCCGTGCTCGCCGCGGCCGGGGGCTTCGTCCTCGACCACATGCTGACGGCGATGGGCCGCACGACCTTCACACCGTCGCTGCTCCTGCCCGTCTTGCTGCTGCTCATCGCCGGGGCCTCGCTGGGGGTCGCCTGGCCGGTGCGTGCGAGCGTTCGCAACGGCATCCGCATCGATCCGTTCCGCGCGACCCGTGCGGTGACGCTCGCCCGCGCATCGAGCCTGGTCGGGGCGATCATGGCCGGGTTCGGTGCGGGGCTGCTGGCGTTCCTTTTCTCCAGGCCGATCGATCCCCCGGTAGGGTCGACTGTGGCGATGGTGGCACTGATCGGAAGCGCGATCGTGCTCGCGGTCGTCGCGCTCATCGCCGAACAGTTCTGCACCCTGCCGAAGGATCCTGATGACTCAGAACCCAGAGATCGAGCCGGGGACCCCGGCACCGCTTAG
- a CDS encoding PH domain-containing protein — MTQNPEIEPGTPAPLSSTEVTDLAALDQGTYSQLRTVRNEARLELDGTWHQISPRYVVSQVLQNLIFVAFVLAAALVLALVLDQTWVWIPAGVIVLITLITLVILPRQAKAIGYMLRDDDIVFRKGILWQRMIAVPYGRMQLVDITQGPLDRAFGVSQLKMVTAAATTGVQIPGLAQAAAEALRDTLIAVAETRRTGL, encoded by the coding sequence ATGACTCAGAACCCAGAGATCGAGCCGGGGACCCCGGCACCGCTTAGTTCGACGGAGGTCACCGATCTCGCTGCCCTCGACCAGGGCACCTACTCGCAGCTGCGCACCGTGCGCAACGAGGCGAGGCTGGAGCTCGACGGCACCTGGCATCAGATCTCGCCGCGCTACGTGGTCTCGCAGGTCCTTCAGAATCTGATCTTCGTCGCGTTCGTGCTGGCGGCCGCCCTCGTGCTGGCGCTGGTGCTCGACCAGACCTGGGTGTGGATCCCGGCAGGCGTCATCGTGCTCATCACCCTGATCACGCTGGTGATCCTCCCCCGGCAGGCCAAGGCGATCGGGTACATGCTCCGCGACGACGACATCGTCTTCCGCAAGGGCATCCTCTGGCAGCGCATGATCGCGGTGCCGTACGGCCGCATGCAGCTCGTCGACATCACGCAGGGGCCCCTCGACCGGGCCTTCGGCGTCTCGCAGCTCAAGATGGTCACCGCCGCCGCGACGACAGGCGTGCAGATCCCCGGACTCGCCCAGGCTGCCGCCGAGGCGCTGCGCGACACCCTGATCGCCGTCGCCGAGACCCGCCGGACGGGCCTGTGA
- a CDS encoding DUF2207 domain-containing protein — MAATRLAHVLVTTGLTAAALLMSAAPAAAAAPPAAPASGATAVRADVDDFAYASWDARYEVGLDDDGRARMHVTETLTARFPDIDQNKGIVRGLPTSYENAWLDPRVLSVTDETGADVPYETENEDGLLLVLTGDDDYVRGLTTYVIEYEMRDVILAADSGVDEFYWDLLPLDSTQRIEAFHAEVAFDEAMTDRMTGDARCYAGYQGSTDECDLIASSDGSQLSVEAKELSPGEGITIAVGFESNTAAQPSARQPNPVTDTVPAVAALGGLALSVASWFTVSAFKRNRRKASGIIVAQYDVPDSLPPLLAAAIVPGAKDPIPAEIIHLAVRGTLRIEEGTDAEQPRLRRLPGGRIPDQLDVEALDALFAGADSAGVAELPHASEEFAARMKTLSQHGIEAAVSRGLTTKARSRGAMIVQWCAIGIVLVGFALGMSGIIAGRVSAIPAFVAIAFGAFLVFLSSFYSFSRHTVLSAEGARQYEYLMGVREFIRVAEADRLQMLQSYSGAERRQDGSANVIVVYERLLPYAMLFGMENEWGALLEQVYAFEQRGATWIGDPSTPFVHGQLIAFAASSQASATYSAPSASSSSSAGGSFGGGFSGGGGGGGFSGGR; from the coding sequence ATGGCAGCCACCAGACTCGCCCACGTTCTCGTCACGACCGGTCTCACCGCCGCTGCGCTGCTCATGTCAGCGGCTCCCGCTGCCGCAGCAGCGCCGCCCGCGGCCCCCGCGTCCGGTGCGACGGCGGTCCGCGCCGATGTCGACGACTTCGCGTACGCGTCGTGGGACGCGCGCTACGAGGTGGGGCTCGACGACGACGGGCGCGCCCGCATGCACGTCACCGAGACCCTCACGGCGCGCTTCCCCGACATCGACCAGAACAAGGGGATCGTCCGCGGACTGCCTACCAGCTACGAGAATGCGTGGCTCGATCCGCGTGTGCTGTCCGTGACCGACGAGACCGGGGCCGACGTGCCGTACGAGACCGAGAACGAGGACGGACTGCTGCTGGTCCTCACCGGCGACGACGACTACGTGCGCGGACTCACGACCTACGTCATCGAATACGAGATGCGCGACGTGATCCTCGCCGCCGACTCCGGCGTCGACGAGTTCTACTGGGACCTGCTGCCGCTCGACAGCACTCAGCGCATCGAGGCCTTCCATGCTGAGGTCGCGTTCGACGAGGCGATGACGGATCGGATGACCGGCGACGCGCGCTGCTACGCCGGCTACCAGGGCTCGACAGACGAGTGCGATCTGATCGCATCCTCGGACGGCTCGCAGCTCAGTGTCGAGGCGAAGGAGCTCTCCCCCGGCGAGGGCATCACGATCGCCGTCGGATTCGAGTCGAACACCGCCGCGCAGCCCTCGGCTCGGCAGCCCAACCCCGTGACCGACACAGTGCCCGCTGTCGCCGCGCTCGGTGGACTCGCGCTCTCGGTCGCCAGCTGGTTCACCGTCTCTGCCTTCAAGAGGAACCGGCGCAAGGCCAGCGGCATCATCGTGGCCCAGTACGACGTGCCGGACTCCCTGCCGCCGCTGCTCGCCGCCGCGATCGTGCCCGGAGCCAAGGATCCGATCCCGGCCGAGATCATCCACCTCGCTGTGCGCGGCACGCTCCGCATCGAAGAGGGGACGGACGCCGAACAGCCGCGGCTGCGGCGCCTTCCGGGTGGCCGGATCCCCGACCAGCTCGATGTCGAGGCGCTGGACGCGCTGTTCGCCGGCGCGGACTCCGCGGGGGTCGCCGAACTCCCCCACGCGAGCGAGGAGTTCGCCGCTCGCATGAAGACCCTGTCGCAGCACGGCATCGAGGCGGCTGTCTCACGCGGGCTCACCACGAAGGCCCGCAGCAGGGGCGCGATGATCGTGCAGTGGTGCGCGATCGGCATCGTGCTGGTCGGCTTCGCCCTGGGCATGTCGGGGATCATCGCGGGGAGGGTCTCGGCGATTCCCGCGTTCGTGGCGATCGCCTTCGGAGCGTTCCTCGTCTTCCTGTCATCCTTCTACAGCTTCTCGAGGCACACGGTGCTCTCTGCCGAAGGGGCTCGGCAGTACGAGTACCTCATGGGCGTGCGGGAGTTCATCCGCGTCGCTGAAGCCGATCGGCTGCAGATGCTCCAGTCGTACTCCGGCGCCGAGCGGCGACAGGACGGCAGCGCGAACGTGATCGTCGTCTACGAGCGCCTGCTCCCCTACGCGATGCTGTTCGGCATGGAGAACGAATGGGGAGCCCTGCTCGAGCAGGTGTACGCCTTCGAGCAGCGCGGGGCGACGTGGATCGGCGACCCCAGCACGCCGTTCGTCCACGGCCAGCTCATCGCATTCGCCGCCTCTTCGCAGGCTTCCGCGACGTACTCGGCGCCGAGCGCCAGCAGCTCGTCGAGCGCAGGCGGATCGTTCGGCGGCGGCTTCTCGGGCGGCGGCGGGGGCGGCGGCTTCTCGGGCGGTCGCTGA
- a CDS encoding PH domain-containing protein — MSDQSFPSPPAPAESPERDATLADGEWHRMHPLTPLFKGGLALIIIAGIAIANLRDRLIAWFVEFFTPDEVHYDDYSGGDPVDWVFENNLLIVVLLSVLALVAVLVLVFWFVWRFQQFRITGDHVEVRKGIVFRSHRRAPLDRVQGVNLTRPFPARIIGLAKLEVVGAGTDSNVELEYLATPRAEAVRTDILRLASGARAARLTAADAAAGVRPSDAAGAAGGAPGSARAQLVGSVNAGVNDLISGVDLADVEPESVVKIPTGRLVGSQLISSVIWFVFFGIIFGVAVGGVAIGSLIDGDPIGGFLGLGITLGIGIPMIIAIVGITWAQISKSLRYSIAPTPDGVRITYGLLTTVTETLPPGRIFAVEVTQSLLWRPFGWWTIRINRMSGKSAAQQSSGSAQQFNVVLPVGKRADVERVLALILPDAPVADIPLVWEHGILGPVEGDPYRTMPRRAWWRRPVSWKRHGFALTEFGLLLRRGVVWRKLAIFPLARLQGVSLSQGPIDRAQRVSGAQVHSVQGLITGYLSGLERDDALYLLDGVSSAAVAAAARDHTHRWGEYVTDAEGAQVPGYPGAGADTAAPDLAAPVPPPPAPPAAPVGSPTGPPAPPAAPAPPAPPAAPQAPLARPAVAPAPPAPPVSPPPASPVSPPPAPPVSPAPPAPPAPNGE; from the coding sequence GTGAGCGATCAGTCCTTCCCATCGCCCCCGGCACCGGCCGAATCCCCGGAGCGGGACGCGACCCTCGCCGACGGCGAGTGGCACCGGATGCACCCGCTCACCCCGCTCTTCAAGGGCGGGCTGGCGCTCATCATCATCGCGGGTATCGCGATCGCCAACCTGCGTGATCGGCTCATCGCCTGGTTCGTCGAGTTCTTCACTCCCGATGAGGTGCATTACGACGACTACTCGGGCGGGGATCCCGTCGACTGGGTCTTCGAGAACAACCTGCTCATCGTGGTGCTGCTCAGCGTGCTGGCGCTCGTCGCCGTGCTCGTGCTCGTCTTCTGGTTCGTGTGGCGGTTCCAGCAGTTCCGGATCACCGGCGATCATGTCGAGGTGCGCAAGGGCATCGTCTTCCGCTCGCACCGGCGCGCACCGCTCGATCGGGTTCAGGGCGTCAACCTCACCCGCCCGTTCCCCGCGCGCATCATCGGACTCGCGAAGCTCGAGGTCGTCGGGGCGGGCACAGACTCCAACGTCGAGCTCGAGTACCTCGCGACGCCGCGCGCAGAGGCGGTGCGGACCGACATCCTGCGTCTCGCCTCGGGTGCGCGCGCGGCGAGACTGACAGCCGCGGATGCCGCAGCCGGAGTGCGGCCCTCGGATGCCGCGGGTGCCGCCGGCGGTGCGCCTGGTTCGGCGCGAGCGCAGCTCGTCGGGTCGGTGAACGCCGGGGTCAACGATCTGATCAGCGGCGTCGACCTCGCCGATGTCGAGCCCGAGAGCGTGGTCAAGATCCCGACCGGTCGCCTGGTCGGGTCGCAGCTGATCTCGAGCGTGATCTGGTTCGTCTTCTTCGGGATCATCTTCGGCGTGGCGGTCGGCGGCGTCGCGATCGGCTCCCTGATCGACGGCGATCCGATCGGCGGGTTCCTCGGCCTCGGCATCACGCTGGGCATCGGGATCCCCATGATCATCGCGATCGTCGGAATCACCTGGGCGCAGATCTCGAAGTCGCTGCGCTATTCGATCGCTCCGACGCCCGATGGCGTGCGGATCACCTACGGTCTGCTGACGACCGTGACCGAGACGCTGCCGCCGGGGCGCATCTTCGCCGTGGAGGTCACGCAGTCGCTGCTGTGGCGTCCGTTCGGCTGGTGGACCATCAGGATCAACCGCATGAGCGGCAAGAGCGCCGCGCAGCAGTCGTCGGGCTCCGCACAGCAGTTCAACGTCGTGCTTCCTGTCGGCAAGCGCGCCGATGTCGAACGGGTGCTCGCCCTGATCCTCCCGGATGCTCCGGTCGCCGACATCCCGCTCGTCTGGGAGCACGGCATCCTCGGTCCGGTCGAGGGCGATCCCTATCGGACGATGCCGCGGCGCGCATGGTGGCGCCGACCGGTGTCGTGGAAGCGGCACGGCTTCGCGCTGACCGAGTTCGGACTGCTGCTCAGGCGCGGAGTCGTCTGGCGCAAGCTGGCCATCTTCCCGCTGGCACGACTGCAGGGCGTGTCGCTCTCTCAGGGACCGATCGATCGCGCGCAGCGTGTCTCAGGTGCGCAGGTGCACTCCGTGCAGGGCCTCATCACGGGGTATCTGTCGGGTCTCGAGCGCGACGACGCTCTGTATCTCCTCGATGGCGTGAGCTCGGCAGCGGTCGCCGCCGCAGCGCGCGATCATACCCATCGATGGGGTGAGTACGTGACGGATGCCGAGGGGGCGCAGGTTCCCGGGTACCCGGGCGCCGGGGCGGACACCGCGGCTCCCGATCTCGCGGCTCCCGTTCCTCCGCCTCCCGCGCCGCCTGCTGCTCCGGTCGGTTCTCCGACTGGGCCTCCGGCACCTCCTGCGGCTCCGGCGCCTCCGGCACCTCCTGCGGCTCCGCAGGCGCCTCTTGCTCGGCCGGCCGTGGCTCCGGCACCGCCCGCGCCGCCGGTCTCGCCGCCTCCTGCGTCACCGGTCTCGCCGCCTCCTGCGCCGCCCGTCTCTCCGGCACCTCCGGCGCCGCCGGCTCCGAACGGTGAGTGA
- the lysS gene encoding lysine--tRNA ligase: MTDASAAPDTTTAATEEDVHEQKAVRLAKRERLVANRADAGGGAFPVSVPVTHQIPALRAEYDELEAGAETGVVVGVAGRVVFSRNTGKLCFATLQAGDGSRIQAMISLANVGEESLADWKEYVDLGDHVFVHGEVISSRRGELSIMADAWAIASKAILPLPNAYSELSEEGRVRSRYLDLIVREQARTTVRARAAVNASLRATFGSHDYLEVETPMLQVQHGGASARPFVTHSNAFDTELYLRIAPELYLKRAVVGGIERVYEINRNFRNEGADSTHSPEFAMLEAYQAYGDYNQMAALTQELVQQAAIAVAGSTTVTWADGTEYDLGGEWDRISMYESLSAASGRTITPSDSVEDLIAFAETNGVDLPAQATHGKLVEELWEHFVKGDLVRPTFVMDFPVDTSPLVREHRSIEGVVEKWDLYIRGFELATGYSELVDPVIQRERFVEQAKLAARGDVEAMPVDEEFLRALEHGMPPSGGMGMGIDRLLMAITGLGIRETILFPLVK; the protein is encoded by the coding sequence ATGACTGACGCGTCTGCCGCGCCCGACACGACCACCGCCGCCACCGAAGAAGACGTGCACGAGCAGAAGGCCGTGCGCCTGGCCAAGCGCGAGCGTCTGGTCGCGAACCGAGCGGACGCCGGCGGGGGAGCCTTCCCGGTCAGCGTGCCCGTGACCCACCAGATCCCCGCGCTGCGCGCCGAGTACGACGAGCTCGAAGCCGGTGCCGAGACGGGTGTCGTCGTCGGCGTCGCCGGTCGCGTGGTCTTCAGCCGCAACACCGGCAAGCTGTGCTTCGCGACGTTGCAGGCCGGCGACGGCTCGCGGATCCAGGCGATGATCTCGCTCGCGAACGTCGGGGAGGAGTCGCTCGCCGACTGGAAGGAGTACGTCGACCTCGGTGATCACGTGTTCGTGCACGGCGAGGTGATCTCCAGCCGCCGAGGCGAGTTGTCGATCATGGCCGATGCGTGGGCGATCGCCTCGAAGGCGATCCTGCCGCTGCCCAATGCCTACTCCGAGCTCAGCGAGGAAGGGCGTGTGCGCAGCCGCTACCTCGATCTGATCGTCCGCGAGCAGGCGCGTACGACCGTGCGCGCCCGCGCCGCGGTCAACGCGAGCCTCCGGGCGACGTTCGGCAGCCACGACTATCTCGAGGTCGAGACGCCCATGCTGCAGGTGCAGCACGGTGGAGCATCCGCTCGTCCGTTCGTCACGCACTCGAACGCCTTCGACACCGAGCTCTATCTGCGCATCGCGCCCGAGCTCTACCTGAAGCGCGCCGTCGTCGGGGGCATCGAGCGGGTGTACGAGATCAACCGCAACTTCCGCAACGAGGGCGCCGACTCGACGCACAGCCCGGAGTTCGCGATGCTCGAGGCCTACCAGGCCTACGGCGACTACAACCAGATGGCCGCCCTGACGCAGGAGCTCGTGCAGCAGGCGGCGATCGCGGTGGCCGGTTCGACCACGGTGACCTGGGCCGACGGCACCGAGTACGACCTCGGCGGCGAATGGGATCGCATCTCGATGTACGAGTCGCTGTCGGCGGCCTCCGGTCGCACGATCACGCCGAGCGACTCGGTCGAGGACCTGATCGCGTTCGCCGAGACGAACGGTGTGGACCTGCCCGCTCAGGCGACGCACGGCAAGCTGGTCGAAGAACTGTGGGAGCACTTCGTGAAGGGCGACCTCGTGCGGCCCACCTTCGTGATGGACTTCCCCGTCGACACCTCGCCGCTCGTGCGCGAGCACCGCTCGATCGAGGGCGTGGTGGAGAAGTGGGACCTGTACATCCGCGGCTTCGAGCTGGCGACCGGGTACTCCGAGCTCGTCGACCCCGTCATCCAGCGCGAGCGCTTCGTCGAACAGGCGAAGCTCGCCGCTCGGGGAGATGTCGAGGCGATGCCCGTCGACGAGGAGTTCCTGCGGGCACTCGAGCACGGCATGCCGCCGTCCGGGGGAATGGGCATGGGGATCGATCGCCTGCTGATGGCGATCACGGGGCTCGGCATTCGCGAGACCATCCTGTTCCCGCTGGTCAAGTAG
- a CDS encoding DUF4192 family protein has product MTTLLRASGSAEFLSIVPSLAGFTPTESLVLLPFRGTRTYGAMRLDLPRDDVELEDYADAAVGLVSRVERTDAVALVVYTDEAAQKTRDGLVLPFAVEVDELLGRAEDAGLRIVDALCVTPGGWSSYLVDDPQLRALDRTAPEVPGVGDVSGDQRAGAVLPTAGFADRERVGRALRDVTDLLARGGEAGPTGAENPQAIAALVLLEDIPAFFEAVLASPDDLPPFATAALLWCLERPLFRDVALTQWATDVHGGERTLEAQLTFADSGSTVPDDLGEVFLGRGPTPDPERLGVALSLVRTAAALAPRDTRPAPLTAAAWLSWALGRSSHAGQYLDLVRAIDPEYGLAALLETMINAAMLPEWAFRRGATPAT; this is encoded by the coding sequence ATGACAACACTGCTCCGTGCTTCCGGCTCCGCTGAGTTCCTCAGCATCGTCCCCTCCCTCGCAGGCTTCACCCCGACCGAGAGCCTCGTCCTGCTGCCGTTCCGAGGCACACGCACCTACGGTGCGATGAGACTCGACCTCCCCCGCGACGACGTCGAGCTCGAGGACTACGCGGATGCCGCGGTCGGTCTGGTCTCACGAGTCGAGCGAACGGATGCGGTCGCCCTCGTCGTCTACACGGACGAGGCTGCGCAGAAGACGCGCGATGGGCTCGTCCTTCCTTTCGCCGTGGAGGTCGACGAACTCCTCGGGCGCGCGGAGGACGCGGGACTGCGAATCGTGGACGCGCTCTGCGTGACCCCCGGCGGCTGGTCGAGCTATCTCGTCGACGACCCGCAGCTCCGCGCTCTCGATCGCACGGCCCCCGAGGTGCCCGGCGTCGGCGACGTTTCAGGCGACCAGCGTGCCGGCGCTGTTCTGCCGACGGCAGGCTTCGCCGACAGAGAGAGGGTGGGGCGAGCGCTGCGTGACGTCACCGACCTCCTCGCGCGGGGCGGAGAGGCCGGGCCGACGGGCGCCGAGAACCCTCAGGCGATCGCTGCGCTCGTGCTCCTCGAAGACATCCCGGCATTCTTCGAAGCCGTGCTCGCGTCACCCGATGATCTGCCGCCGTTCGCCACCGCCGCACTCCTCTGGTGCCTCGAACGCCCGCTGTTCCGAGATGTGGCACTGACGCAGTGGGCGACCGATGTCCACGGCGGCGAACGCACACTCGAGGCGCAGCTCACCTTCGCCGACTCCGGTTCCACGGTGCCGGACGACCTCGGCGAGGTCTTCCTCGGTCGAGGGCCCACTCCCGATCCGGAGCGGCTCGGGGTCGCCCTCTCACTCGTCCGGACCGCCGCAGCGCTCGCGCCGCGAGACACCAGGCCCGCACCGCTCACCGCTGCGGCATGGCTCTCGTGGGCGCTCGGCCGATCGAGTCACGCCGGGCAGTACCTCGATCTCGTGCGGGCGATCGACCCCGAATACGGCCTCGCCGCCCTGCTCGAGACGATGATCAACGCGGCGATGCTTCCGGAGTGGGCGTTCAGACGCGGCGCGACGCCCGCTACTTGA
- the folK gene encoding 2-amino-4-hydroxy-6-hydroxymethyldihydropteridine diphosphokinase produces the protein MSRNLANPPSLPGPRPGREEAVAVVAFGANLGDREDTIRAAAERIARLPLVRDVRLSSLFETVALRLDGPDPEAPGYVNAVALVTTRLAPSILLGMLHAIEDEHGRERHERWGDRTLDLDLIAYGDESADGDGLQLPHPRAFERLFVLEPWLELDSDAVLPGRGRVAELVAGLRRREHS, from the coding sequence ATGAGTCGCAACCTGGCCAACCCGCCGAGCCTGCCCGGCCCCCGACCCGGGCGGGAGGAGGCCGTGGCCGTCGTCGCCTTCGGCGCGAACCTCGGCGATCGCGAGGACACGATCCGCGCCGCAGCCGAGCGCATCGCGCGGCTGCCGCTGGTCAGAGACGTGCGCCTGTCGTCGCTGTTCGAGACGGTGGCGCTGCGGCTCGATGGGCCTGATCCGGAGGCCCCCGGATACGTGAACGCGGTCGCGCTGGTGACCACGCGCCTCGCCCCGTCGATCCTGCTCGGCATGCTGCACGCGATCGAGGACGAGCACGGACGTGAGCGCCATGAGCGCTGGGGCGATCGAACCCTCGACCTCGACCTGATCGCATACGGCGACGAGTCGGCCGACGGCGATGGTCTGCAGCTGCCGCACCCTCGTGCCTTCGAGCGGCTGTTCGTGCTCGAACCGTGGCTCGAGCTCGACAGTGACGCCGTGCTGCCAGGCAGAGGTCGCGTGGCCGAGCTCGTCGCCGGGCTGCGTCGCCGGGAGCACTCATGA
- a CDS encoding DUF2520 domain-containing protein, producing MSDPLRRDGRLGVGIIGAGRVGPVIGAALAGAGHAITGITSGSDDDRASAVLPDVPILDALEVVRRSELVVVAVPHDQLPALITGIAEVGGWQLGQLVLHTDPGHGIEVLRPAAASGAIPLAVHPAIAFTGTSVDLRQLQASYAAVTAPAAVLPIAQALAVEMGCEPVVISEADREAYADAIQTVTEFSRSIIAQSTSRLGELGIENPGGYLSALVQSTVERALRDASGPQPLL from the coding sequence GTGAGTGATCCGCTGCGCCGTGACGGGCGCCTCGGGGTCGGCATCATCGGGGCCGGGCGCGTGGGGCCCGTCATCGGTGCGGCTCTCGCCGGAGCGGGACACGCGATCACGGGAATCACCAGCGGCTCGGACGATGACCGGGCATCAGCAGTGCTGCCGGACGTGCCGATCCTCGATGCTCTCGAGGTCGTGCGTCGCAGCGAGCTCGTCGTGGTGGCCGTGCCGCATGACCAGCTGCCCGCTCTGATCACCGGCATCGCCGAGGTCGGAGGATGGCAGCTCGGCCAGCTCGTGCTGCACACCGACCCCGGTCACGGCATCGAGGTGCTGCGGCCTGCTGCCGCGAGCGGAGCCATCCCGCTCGCTGTGCATCCGGCGATCGCCTTCACGGGCACCTCGGTCGATCTGCGGCAGCTGCAGGCGAGCTATGCGGCGGTCACCGCTCCCGCCGCAGTGCTGCCCATCGCGCAGGCCCTGGCCGTCGAGATGGGGTGCGAGCCGGTGGTGATATCGGAGGCGGATCGTGAGGCCTATGCCGACGCGATCCAGACCGTCACCGAGTTCTCGCGCTCGATCATCGCGCAGTCCACCTCGCGCCTCGGCGAACTCGGCATCGAGAACCCGGGCGGCTATCTCTCTGCACTCGTGCAGTCGACCGTCGAGCGGGCGCTCCGAGACGCGTCCGGCCCGCAGCCGCTCCTCTGA